One part of the Vicia villosa cultivar HV-30 ecotype Madison, WI linkage group LG6, Vvil1.0, whole genome shotgun sequence genome encodes these proteins:
- the LOC131609791 gene encoding pentatricopeptide repeat-containing protein At2g37320 encodes MYPIRMATALSFIARNTILTFHHKNLFFRPFSFHKLGPRKANKELTNALRVLKLVSPKKTVTDIENRRSHLRLVEDILDNSIINPLGDDSSVILKTATRTTVESSVLDMEQGLGIDVCFLSHALSSCGYKRDLYGGIQYHCLAITTGFVANVYVGSSLISLYCRCGLLRDAYCVFDEMPERNVVSWTAIIAGFAQEWRVDMCLELFRQMRGLELKPNYFTYTSLLSACMSSGALGHGRGIHCQIIRMGFLCYLHVNNALVAMYSKCGAIDDALYIFENMGNKDVVTWNSMIVGYAHHGLAKEATSLFEEMIKQGVNPDAVTFLGILSSCRHGGLVKEGQIYFSSMADHDLQPELDHYSCIVDLLGRAGLLLEALDFIENMPFCPNAVIWGSLLSSSRLHGSVWIGIRAAESRLSLEPGCSATLLQLANLYASVGWWNQVARVRKLMKDKGLKPNPGCSWIEVKNKVHRFEAQDKSSSRMNDILLIMDNLVDHMSGLSLQFKMPEEENIWYSY; translated from the coding sequence ATGTATCCCATAAGAATGGCCACAGCACTGTCATTCATAGCAAGGAACACGATCCTAACATTTCATCATAAAAATCTATTCTTTAGGCCTTTCTCTTTCCACAAATTAGGACCCAGAAAAGCAAACAAAGAGCTAACTAACGCTCTAAGAGTCCTTAAACTCGTATCACCCAAAAAAACTGTCACTGATATTGAAAATCGTCGAAGCCATCTTAGGCTAGTTGAAGACATTTTAGACAACAGTATAATAAATCCTCTTGGTGATGATAGTTCAGTTATTTTAAAGACTGCTACTCGAACCACTGTTGAATCCTCTGTTCTAGATATGGAACAAGGATTGGGAATTGATGTGTGTTTTTTGTCCCATGCTTTGAGTTCTTGTGGGTATAAGCGTGACCTTTATGGAGGTATTCAATATCACTGTCTGGCAATAACAACTGGGTTCGTTGCTAATGTTTATGTTGGAAGCTCTTTGATAAGTTTGTATTGTAGATGTGGTTTGTTAAGGGATGCATATTgcgtgtttgatgaaatgcctgagAGAAATGTAGTTTCGTGGACGGCGATCATTGCTGGGTTTGCGCAAGAATGGCGGGTTGATATGTGTTTGGAGCTCTTTCGTCAGATGAGGGGCTTGGAATTGAAGCCTAATTATTTTACTTACACTAGTCTGCTTAGTGCTTGTATGAGCAGTGGAGCACTTGGTCATGGGAGAGGTATCCACTGTCAAATAATTCGAATGGGTTTTCTTTGTTATCTTCATGTTAACAATGCTCTTGTTGCTATGTATTCCAAATGCGGGGCGATTGATGATGCGTTGTACATATTTGAAAACATGGGGAATAAGGATGTTGTAACATGGAATTCTATGATTGTTGGGTATGCACACCACGGGCTTGCAAAAGAGGCAACTAGTCTCTTTGAAGAGATGATCAAGCAAGGTGTTAATCCAGATGCTGTAACTTTCCTTGGAATCTTATCCTCGTGTCGGCATGGTGGTCTTGTTAAAGAAGGCCAAATTTACTTTAGTTCCATGGCTGATCATGATTTGCAGCCAGAGCTAGATCATTATTCTTGTATTGTGGACCTTCTTGGTCGGGCTGGTTTGCTTCTTGAGGCTCTTGATTTCATCGAAAATATGCCTTTCTGTCCTAATGCTGTGATATGGGGTTCCCTGCTTTCTTCTTCTAGACTTCATGGAAGTGTTTGGATTGGTATCCGAGCAGCGGAAAGCAGGTTATCGTTGGAACCGGGGTGTTCAGCGACACTTCTACAGCTGGCAAATCTGTATGCAAGTGTTGGTTGGTGGAATCAGGTAGCTCGAGTGCGGAAACTGATGAAAGACAAAGGTCTAAAACCAAATCCTGGTTGTAGTTGGATTGAAGTAAAAAACAAAGTCCACAGATTTGAAGCGCAAGATAAGTCAAGCAGTAGAATGAATGACATTCTTTTGATAATGGATAATCTTGTAGACCACATGAGTGGCTTAAGCCTTCAGTTTAAGATGCCCGAGGAGGAAAATATCTGGTATTCATATTGA
- the LOC131614545 gene encoding uncharacterized protein LOC131614545, whose translation MVHPNNISRELVPSVDVSPNIEGVVVKAVDVGGDFNNKQEFDDRESMLIWIQRNVTDLGFGSKEPDNVSNIRQVYNIWYRNNKAIRGDRSEIQQLLKMLDDNKYVSRYRTCDDGVTVRDVFWTHPDSIKLFNTFPTVLLLDSTYKTNKYRLPLFEMVGVTSTIKTYAVGFAFLECEKEDNYRWALEVCRSLLKEQVKMPKAIVTDRDTVLMNAVANLANSKDDLCRDWDTVNLMIKNQHNEIQTTFGRSTTVLEHRFQDNILSSQFIGNVSRAGLNYIFHEAKRGETVGFDSVKCGCTITRTHGLPCACVITKKARLGEPIRMDEVIPHWKRLSFDDDGCVEGEKSNISITSELEAIQERFSKADDNMKLHIKEQLRKIGS comes from the exons ATGGTCCACCCCAATAATATTTCAAGAGAATTAGTTCCTTCAGTCGATGTTTCACCGAATATTGAAGGGGTAGTCGTAAAGGCGGTAGATGTTGGcggtgactttaataacaagcaagagtttgatgatcgGGAAAGCATGCTCATATGGATTCAAAGGAATGTAACTGACCTTGGTTTTGGTTCA AAGGAACCCGACAAcgtatcaaatataaggcaagtgtataacatCTGGTACCGCAATAATAAGGCGATTAGGGGAGATAGAAGTGAGATACAACAACTGTTGAAGatgttggatgataacaaatacgTGTCGCGGTACAGAACTTGCGACGATGGGGTTACGGTCCGAGAtgttttttggactcatccggattcgataaagttgttcaacacttttCCGACAGTGCTCCTTCTTGATTCcacctacaagaccaacaagtatcgacTTCCATTATTTGAGATGGTAGGTGTTACATCCACCATTAAGACATACGCCgttggttttgcttttttggagtgtgaaaaagaggatAATTATAGGTGGGCATTAGAGGTGTGTCGGTCACTTTTGAAGGAACAAGTCAAGATGCCCAAGGCGATTGTTACGGACCGCGATACCGTTTTGATGAATGCGGTAGCAAAT TTGGCTAATAGCAAGGATGACTTGTGTCGAGATTGGGACACTGTAAATCTCATGATCAAAAACCaacataatgagatacaaaccaCTTTTGGTCGGAGCACTACGGTGTTGGAACATCGATTTCAGGACAACATTCTTTCTTCTCAATTTATCGGCAATGTGTCTCGGGCTGGGTTAAACTATATTTTTCACGAGGCCAAACGAGGTGAAACTGTCGGTTTTGATAGTGTAAAGTGTGGTTGCACTATTACTAGAACGCATGGTCTCCCATGTGCATGTGTTATTACTAAAAAAGCGAGACTAGGTGAGCCAATAAGAATGGACGAAGTTATCCCTCATTGgaaaagacttagttttgatgatgatggttgtgtCGAAGGAGAAAAATCGAATATCTCCATTACTTCCGAATTGGAAGCGATACAAGAGAGGTTTTCGAAGGCCGATGACAACAtgaaactccacatcaaagaACAATTGCGGAAGATTGGATCCTGA